A region of Toxorhynchites rutilus septentrionalis strain SRP chromosome 1, ASM2978413v1, whole genome shotgun sequence DNA encodes the following proteins:
- the LOC129776732 gene encoding uncharacterized protein LOC129776732, translating to MAIAFYCEDDDPKVLHGSQSYYATYGYNSYQQQHHQAAVVEHHPQQSQQHQAASVDGNNTISNSSSNCALHSSDTINTEGGSNSGVSEVDATASSNRQLMQVLHQVLYRYTMEGALSPAHTSCVFCNKIYYLFQLLY from the exons ATGGCAATCGCGTTCTACTGTGAGGATGATGATCCGAAAGTTTTGCACGGTAGCCAAAGCTACTATGCAACATATGGATACAATAGCTACCAACAGCAGCATCATCAGGCTGCTGTGGTAGAACATCATCCGCAGCAATCACAGCAGCATCAGGCTGCTAGTGTTGACGGAAATAACACcatcagcaacagcagcagcaactgtGCACTGCACAGTAGCGACACCATTAACACCGAGGGCGGCAGTAATAGCGGTGTCAGCGAGGTTGATGCTACCGCCAGTAGCAACCGTCAGTTGATGCAAGTCCTGCACCAGGTGCTATACCGATACACGATGGAAG GAGCCCTCAGCCCGGCCCACACATCCTGCGTGTTCTGCAACAAAATCTACTACTTGTTCCAGCTGTTGTATTGA